In the genome of Bradyrhizobium ottawaense, the window AAAACCCTATGGCGCCGGGCTGATCGACCCGTTATAGGACAGCCCGGACCCTCCTTCATTCCCAGCACCGCGGCAGCACGAGCACACATGGCCAAGATTCACTTTGTCGACCACAAGGGCGAAACCCGCACGGTGGAAATCGAGAACGGCGCAACCGTGATGGAAGCCGCGATCCGCAACAGCATTCCCGGCGTCGAGGCCGAATGCGGCGGCGCCTGCGCCTGCGCGACCTGCCATGTCTATGTCGACGAAGCCTGGCGTGAGAAGGTCGGCAGCCCGACGCCGATGGAAGAGGACATGCTCGATTTCGGCTTCGATGTGCGCCCGAATTCGCGCCTGTCCTGCCAGATCAAGGTCTCCGACGATCTCGACGGTCTCGTCGTGACGACACCGGAACGCCAGGCCTGATCTTTCAAGCCTGCTCCTTCTTGCGATTTACGAAGCGCTCGGCGGCGCGACTTCGATGCCGCGCTTGTGCCAGGGTCTGAATTTCTCGATCACCTCCGCGGTCAGCGGGGCCGGCCGGCGCGTCGCCTCGTCGAGCAAGACGCCGACCGAAATCGCCGAGGCGATGCATTTTCCCTCCGAGAATACGACCTGCTCGAAGGTCACTGACGTCCGTCCGAGCTTCACTACGCCGAGGCCGAGCTCGATCGTGTTTGGCCAGTGCAGTTCGGCGCGGAAATGCATGTCGAGCCGCACCATGATCCAGGCGAGGCCCGGCGGGGTCAGACCGTACTGGGGAAGCTTCATCAGCGTGACGCGGCCGGTCTCGAAATAGGTGGCGTAGACAGCGTTGTTGACGTGCTGGTTGGGGTCGAGATCGCCAAAGCGGACATTGTCGCTGAGGCGGAAGGGGAAGTCCTCCAGACGCGGCGTCGTGTCGAGGCGGCTTGGTGCGTTCACCGATTGATCTCCGTCATATCCATCCTCGTTACAACCCAGTTATCCTGACCCGGCAAGTGGGCGCGGCTGCGGGGCGCTCCCGCTTTTATGCCTTCCCTGATCCATCCCCGTTGGCTAGACAGGCAGGGTCACCTCTGCCCGCCGGGCGCCGTCCAACCGATAACGACCGATAAAGAGACGACATGAGCGACGTGATCAAAACCGATGTGCTGATTATTGGCGCCGGCCCGTGCGGTCTGTTCGCCGCCTTCGAGCTTGGCCTTCTCGACATGAAGACGCATTTCGTCGACATCCTCGACAAGGTCGGCGGCCAGTGCGCCGAGCTCTATCCGGAAAAGCCGATCTACGACATTCCCGGCATTCCGCAGGTTTCGGGGCAGGGCCTCACCGACGCGTTGATGGAGCAGATCAAGCCGTTCCATCCGACCTTCCATCTCGGCGAGATGGTCGAGACCGTGGAGAAGGTCGGCGATCCCGCCTTTCGCTGCATCACCGACGCGGGCAAGGTGTTCGAATGCAAGGTGCTGGTGATCGCGGCCGGCGGCGGCTCGTTCCAGCCCAAGCGTCCGCCGGTGCCGGGCATCGAGGCCTATGAGGGCACTTCAGTCCATTACGCCGTGCGCAAGATGGAGACGTTCCGCGACAAGAACGTGCTGGTCGTCGGCGGCGGCGATTCCGCGCTCGACTGGACGCTCAATCTGCATCCGATCGCGAAGCGCATCACGCTGTTGCACCGGCGCGACGAATTTCGCGCCGCGCCCCACAGCGTCGAGCAGATGCGCGCGCTGGTCGCCGGCGGCAAGATGGATCTCCGGCTCGGCCAGGTCACCGCTCTCTCAGGCACCGAGGGCAAGCTCACAGGCGCTACCATCAAGGGCAACGACAACAGCGTCACGGAGATTTCCTGCGACACCATGCTGCCGTTCTTCGGGCTGACCATGAAGCTCGGCCCGGTCGCCAACTGGGGCATCGCGCTGGAAAACAATCTGGTGCCGGTCGAGACGTCCGCGTTCGAGACCAATGTTCCCGGCATCTTCGCGATCGGCGACATCAACACCTATCCCGGCAAGATCAAGCTGATCCTGTGCGGCTTCCACGAGGGCGCGCTGATGTCGCAAAAAGCCCATCGCTACGTCTATCCGGAGAAGCGGCTCGTGTTCCAGTACACGACCTCGTCCTCCAGCCTGCAAAAGAAGCTCGGTGTCAACTGACGGCGGCGGGGTGGGGAGGGGATGCCCCATGTTTCTGGCGCTGGAACCGTTCGCGAAATCGCCGTAGTCTGCGGCCATTCCGGTCGTGGAATAACAAGGTGACCTAATGCGGATTTTTTCCAGCTCTCGGCTGCTCCCCTTCCTCGCGCTCGCATTGTCGCTCGCGACGGTGACGCCGTCTGCGGCACAAATCGCCGAGCCCACGGCGGCGGGCCTCTGGCAGAAGGTCGAGGACGGCAAGACGGTCGGATGGTTCCTCTTTATCGACCATAACGGCATC includes:
- a CDS encoding acyl-CoA thioesterase, which produces MNAPSRLDTTPRLEDFPFRLSDNVRFGDLDPNQHVNNAVYATYFETGRVTLMKLPQYGLTPPGLAWIMVRLDMHFRAELHWPNTIELGLGVVKLGRTSVTFEQVVFSEGKCIASAISVGVLLDEATRRPAPLTAEVIEKFRPWHKRGIEVAPPSAS
- a CDS encoding NAD(P)/FAD-dependent oxidoreductase, which produces MSDVIKTDVLIIGAGPCGLFAAFELGLLDMKTHFVDILDKVGGQCAELYPEKPIYDIPGIPQVSGQGLTDALMEQIKPFHPTFHLGEMVETVEKVGDPAFRCITDAGKVFECKVLVIAAGGGSFQPKRPPVPGIEAYEGTSVHYAVRKMETFRDKNVLVVGGGDSALDWTLNLHPIAKRITLLHRRDEFRAAPHSVEQMRALVAGGKMDLRLGQVTALSGTEGKLTGATIKGNDNSVTEISCDTMLPFFGLTMKLGPVANWGIALENNLVPVETSAFETNVPGIFAIGDINTYPGKIKLILCGFHEGALMSQKAHRYVYPEKRLVFQYTTSSSSLQKKLGVN
- a CDS encoding 2Fe-2S iron-sulfur cluster-binding protein, coding for MAKIHFVDHKGETRTVEIENGATVMEAAIRNSIPGVEAECGGACACATCHVYVDEAWREKVGSPTPMEEDMLDFGFDVRPNSRLSCQIKVSDDLDGLVVTTPERQA